One Paenibacillus crassostreae DNA segment encodes these proteins:
- a CDS encoding Asp23/Gls24 family envelope stress response protein: protein MTEQLQLDNGSIRISNDVVSKIAGMAALETPGIAAMSGGLSEGWAKRLSGKNVQKGVTVEVGQLEAAIDLRIIVLYETPIHEVCRMLQQNVREAVETMSGLHVVEVNVKVEGVAFKDDEIEDYIVRNK, encoded by the coding sequence ATGACGGAACAACTTCAGCTAGATAATGGGAGTATACGAATTTCGAATGATGTTGTCTCTAAGATTGCTGGCATGGCAGCACTTGAGACACCGGGAATTGCCGCTATGTCTGGAGGACTCTCTGAAGGATGGGCTAAACGTCTTAGTGGAAAGAATGTTCAGAAAGGTGTTACTGTCGAAGTTGGGCAACTAGAAGCAGCTATTGATTTGCGTATCATTGTTCTTTACGAAACACCTATACATGAAGTTTGTCGTATGTTGCAACAAAATGTTCGTGAAGCGGTTGAGACAATGTCAGGTCTACATGTTGTTGAAGTTAATGTTAAAGTTGAAGGTGTAGCCTTCAAAGATGATGAAATTGAGGATTACATTGTTCGTAACAAGTAA
- the ftsW gene encoding putative lipid II flippase FtsW: MKENNPLPKKGAPDFQLLILTLLLVGFGLVMVFSASSSLTVASEKFNNDALFFTKRQFISVTLGGFFMLIAMNIPYQKYKVLFIPFFMLTIIMLILVPYLGDATNGARSWFRIGPLSIQPTEFAKLATILYLAALITKKGERLRNFKKGFIPVIMIAGGVAGLIMMQPDLGSTMILVATCGLIIYAGGASMKHIMGSIALFVLGAGLVLGVDTLIDSLSKPSEPSTTVNQSYKQDRIAAFIDPFKDPEGSGYNLIQSLTAIGQGGITGSGFGQSIQKLHYLPNSYNDFIFAVIGEEFGFIGTALFLLFYLYFIWRGILVSLRCPDPFGTLVGIGVMGLIAIQAFINIGGVTQTIPLTGVTLPFISYGGSSTLIMMISMGIILSISRESNKPVVKEYIKSQKDYRVSR, translated from the coding sequence ATGAAAGAAAATAATCCTCTTCCCAAGAAGGGGGCCCCAGATTTCCAGTTACTTATTCTCACATTACTACTCGTAGGTTTTGGACTTGTCATGGTATTCAGTGCTAGTTCTAGTTTAACCGTTGCAAGTGAGAAATTTAACAATGATGCTCTCTTTTTCACGAAACGTCAATTTATTTCTGTTACTCTAGGTGGATTTTTCATGCTCATTGCAATGAATATTCCTTATCAGAAATACAAAGTGCTATTTATTCCTTTTTTTATGCTCACGATTATTATGCTCATATTAGTTCCTTATTTGGGGGATGCAACGAATGGTGCTAGAAGTTGGTTCCGCATAGGACCTCTTAGTATTCAACCAACGGAGTTTGCTAAGCTGGCCACCATTCTCTATCTGGCAGCCTTAATTACCAAAAAAGGGGAAAGATTACGTAACTTCAAAAAAGGATTCATTCCAGTTATTATGATTGCTGGTGGTGTAGCGGGGCTCATCATGATGCAGCCTGATCTTGGTTCTACAATGATACTAGTTGCAACATGTGGGCTTATCATTTATGCAGGTGGAGCTAGCATGAAGCATATTATGGGTTCGATTGCACTGTTCGTTCTAGGTGCTGGACTAGTTCTAGGTGTGGATACACTGATAGATTCCTTGTCTAAACCTAGTGAACCATCCACCACAGTTAATCAAAGTTATAAACAGGATCGTATTGCTGCCTTTATTGACCCCTTCAAAGATCCAGAAGGTTCAGGCTACAACCTTATTCAATCGCTTACAGCTATCGGACAAGGTGGTATCACGGGTTCAGGGTTCGGACAAAGTATTCAGAAGCTTCATTACCTTCCTAACTCATACAATGACTTTATCTTTGCCGTTATTGGTGAGGAATTTGGATTTATTGGTACCGCGCTATTCCTTTTGTTTTACTTATACTTCATCTGGCGCGGCATTCTTGTTTCACTCCGATGTCCAGATCCTTTCGGAACATTAGTTGGAATTGGAGTTATGGGTCTTATTGCTATCCAAGCTTTTATCAATATCGGTGGAGTTACTCAGACGATCCCTCTAACGGGGGTTACCTTACCCTTCATTAGTTATGGTGGTTCATCCACCTTGATTATGATGATCAGTATGGGTATTATTCTAAGTATTTCACGAGAAAGTAATAAACCTGTGGTAAAAGAATATATTAAATCACAAAAAGACTATCGGGTATCCCGATAG
- a CDS encoding YlaN family protein — MTSSDIQEHLNLKAFNLLQEDADKIQKLIEVQMENLATRYCPLYEEVLDTQMYGFSKEVDFAVRLGLLDVFSGRQLVSQLERNLAILYEALNNKE; from the coding sequence ATGACTTCGTCTGATATACAGGAACATTTAAATCTCAAAGCGTTTAATCTTCTTCAAGAAGATGCAGATAAAATTCAAAAGCTTATAGAAGTTCAGATGGAGAACTTGGCAACACGTTATTGCCCTCTCTATGAGGAAGTTCTGGATACTCAAATGTACGGCTTTTCTAAAGAAGTTGATTTTGCAGTACGGTTAGGTCTACTTGATGTTTTCTCGGGGAGACAATTGGTAAGTCAACTTGAACGTAATTTAGCTATTCTTTATGAAGCATTGAATAACAAAGAGTAG
- a CDS encoding M20 family metallopeptidase, whose product MDEKLLNDIQVRMIQWRRHLHQHPELSYQEENTALFVATKLRELGLQVQTKFGGGYGVVATLHGALPGKTIALRADMDALPIEDEKDCKYRSEVKGVMHACGHDGHTSMLLGVASYFTQLQSQLRGNIVFIFQPAEEVCPGGAQGMIQSGVLNGVDAIYGIHLWTPLPVGTVGTAGGPFMAAADEFFIDMIGKGGHGGIPHVTIDSIVAGSAVVMQLQSIVSRSVDPLQPAVVTIGTIEGGFAQNVIAEKCRITGTVRTFDIDTRLMIRDRIESMVSLTAQSYGAKSIVDYVMGYPPLVNDQEEVERFFRVAEKNFKSDRVLLVPKLMIAEDFAYYVQEIPGCFMLVGAGNADKAMDYPHHHPLFDFDEEAMYNGLKLFIAMVESHQ is encoded by the coding sequence ATGGATGAAAAATTACTCAACGACATTCAGGTTAGGATGATCCAGTGGAGAAGACACTTACATCAGCATCCTGAATTATCTTATCAGGAAGAGAATACGGCTCTATTCGTAGCAACAAAATTACGAGAGCTAGGATTACAGGTACAGACTAAATTCGGTGGGGGTTACGGAGTTGTCGCAACTCTTCATGGGGCATTGCCAGGTAAGACCATTGCTCTGCGCGCGGATATGGATGCGCTTCCGATTGAAGATGAAAAGGATTGTAAATATAGATCAGAGGTAAAAGGGGTTATGCATGCCTGTGGGCATGATGGTCATACATCCATGTTGTTAGGTGTGGCATCCTATTTCACACAACTTCAAAGTCAGCTTCGAGGGAATATTGTGTTTATATTTCAACCCGCAGAAGAAGTGTGTCCGGGTGGGGCTCAGGGAATGATTCAGAGTGGTGTATTAAATGGTGTAGATGCCATTTATGGCATACATCTGTGGACGCCACTCCCAGTAGGAACCGTAGGTACTGCTGGAGGTCCATTCATGGCTGCAGCGGATGAGTTCTTTATCGATATGATTGGGAAGGGTGGCCATGGTGGTATTCCCCATGTAACGATTGATAGTATCGTCGCTGGCTCAGCGGTTGTGATGCAATTACAAAGTATTGTGAGTCGTTCGGTAGATCCATTGCAGCCTGCTGTTGTGACCATTGGAACGATTGAAGGTGGATTTGCACAGAACGTGATCGCAGAGAAGTGTAGAATAACTGGTACTGTACGTACTTTCGATATTGATACAAGATTAATGATTCGCGACCGAATTGAATCGATGGTGTCATTAACAGCTCAATCATATGGTGCAAAAAGTATTGTTGACTATGTGATGGGGTACCCTCCCCTTGTGAATGATCAAGAAGAAGTAGAGCGTTTCTTTAGAGTTGCCGAGAAGAATTTTAAGAGTGACCGAGTGTTATTAGTTCCTAAGTTAATGATTGCCGAAGATTTCGCTTATTATGTTCAAGAAATCCCTGGATGCTTTATGTTGGTAGGGGCCGGAAATGCAGATAAAGCGATGGATTACCCTCATCATCATCCGCTCTTTGACTTTGATGAAGAAGCTATGTATAACGGACTGAAACTTTTTATAGCGATGGTAGAGTCCCATCAGTAA
- a CDS encoding aminopeptidase — protein MRDPRIQKLAENLVGYSVDVQPGENVLIEMIGSEQDLMKAIIEEVSKKGGNSFVQHTDKSVQRTLFTYATEEQMKTWAEIDLERMKKMDCYIGIRAGENVNDLSDVPEEKMKLYNSIYNHKVHSQQRVNHTKWVVLRYPNASMAQLANKSTEAFEDFYFDVCNLDYGKMDEAQDPLAELMRRTDKVRITAPGTDLSFSIKGIGAEKCSGQKNIPDGEVYSAPVRNSVNGTISYNTPTVYNGISFENLKFTFKDGQIVEATSNDTVRLNDILDSDEGARYIGEFAIGFNPYILHPMKDILFDEKIAGSLHFTPGQAYDVTDNGNKSSIHWDLVLIQRPDYGGGEIYFDDVLIRKDGLFVIPELEGLNPDRLK, from the coding sequence ATGCGTGATCCTAGAATTCAAAAGTTAGCAGAAAATCTAGTTGGATATTCTGTAGATGTACAACCGGGTGAAAATGTACTGATCGAAATGATCGGTAGTGAACAAGATTTAATGAAAGCTATTATAGAAGAAGTATCCAAAAAAGGTGGTAACTCTTTCGTTCAACATACAGATAAGTCTGTTCAACGTACGTTATTTACTTATGCAACAGAAGAACAAATGAAGACATGGGCTGAAATTGATTTGGAACGAATGAAGAAAATGGATTGTTATATCGGTATTCGTGCAGGAGAGAATGTGAATGACCTTTCTGATGTACCGGAAGAGAAAATGAAACTTTACAATTCGATCTATAATCATAAGGTACATAGTCAGCAACGAGTAAACCATACCAAATGGGTAGTTCTTCGATATCCGAATGCTAGTATGGCACAATTGGCGAATAAGAGCACAGAGGCCTTTGAGGACTTCTATTTCGATGTATGTAATCTTGATTACGGGAAGATGGACGAAGCTCAAGACCCACTTGCAGAACTTATGAGAAGAACGGATAAGGTCCGTATAACAGCTCCAGGTACCGACCTTAGTTTCTCAATCAAAGGAATTGGTGCTGAGAAATGCTCAGGTCAAAAAAATATTCCTGATGGTGAAGTATATAGCGCCCCTGTACGTAACTCCGTCAATGGGACAATAAGTTATAATACACCAACAGTTTATAATGGTATTTCATTCGAGAATCTAAAGTTTACATTCAAGGATGGACAAATTGTAGAAGCTACAAGTAATGATACAGTACGATTAAACGATATTTTAGATTCTGATGAAGGTGCTCGTTACATTGGAGAATTTGCAATAGGGTTTAATCCATATATTCTTCATCCCATGAAAGATATCTTGTTTGACGAAAAAATAGCAGGTAGTCTTCATTTCACACCAGGTCAAGCATATGATGTAACAGATAACGGAAATAAATCATCCATCCATTGGGATCTAGTTCTTATTCAAAGACCTGATTATGGTGGTGGAGAAATCTACTTTGATGATGTACTCATTCGTAAAGATGGGTTGTTTGTTATTCCAGAACTCGAAGGGCTAAACCCTGATCGATTAAAATAA
- a CDS encoding HPr family phosphocarrier protein, whose product MSSNNVAVVEIAQIAGKFTSSIVLQADNKYIDVKSILGLFTTLVSHKDYELHVHGPDAEEAKVAMAEVFAKHGLQIAVITE is encoded by the coding sequence ATGTCCAGTAACAATGTAGCGGTTGTAGAAATTGCTCAAATTGCAGGTAAGTTTACTTCTTCCATCGTGCTTCAAGCAGACAATAAGTACATCGATGTAAAAAGTATTCTAGGCTTATTCACTACACTTGTGAGCCACAAAGATTATGAGCTACATGTTCATGGTCCAGATGCTGAGGAAGCAAAAGTAGCGATGGCTGAAGTATTTGCTAAACATGGTTTGCAGATTGCTGTCATCACTGAATAA
- a CDS encoding YugN family protein, with amino-acid sequence MIFENTGLDGLKCDLAYMDETAEKAGFFRWQWEYYRATYEYKIEDNGNNNEYFVRINTRAVEGKLEKPDTILAVEAVYMGKGTFPHGLDYETPIPDSIQVIANKKLQQFKTLLEA; translated from the coding sequence ATGATTTTTGAAAATACCGGTTTAGATGGCCTTAAATGTGATTTAGCTTATATGGATGAAACAGCAGAGAAAGCTGGATTTTTCCGTTGGCAATGGGAATATTACCGTGCGACCTACGAATATAAAATTGAAGACAATGGAAACAACAATGAATATTTCGTGCGAATTAACACACGAGCAGTAGAAGGCAAGCTAGAAAAACCAGATACTATTCTTGCAGTTGAAGCCGTTTATATGGGTAAAGGGACATTTCCTCATGGTTTAGATTATGAGACACCTATTCCAGATTCTATTCAAGTAATCGCAAACAAGAAATTACAACAATTTAAAACCTTACTTGAAGCTTAG